One Helianthus annuus cultivar XRQ/B chromosome 12, HanXRQr2.0-SUNRISE, whole genome shotgun sequence genomic region harbors:
- the LOC110901939 gene encoding uncharacterized protein LOC110901939 codes for MIAEEGGIPPLLKLLKEESNFEAQIAATVTLFNLVNNEDRARLVTSEIGVPVIVQCLHKAPIWVQVLVVKLIARMAENDEVSQEAFARENVIRPLVTLLSFDMADNLYERRSIHSVFKMNKIGSMTSLSSATTTWSINRKERENEPSELKRELKTCCARALWMLSRGNLANSKLLTETKGLLRNRIPSSDAFRTNSPAAKAVVYRLLRLIQESKIAGIKIPAIKSIGSLARTFPARETRVIGPLVKQLSHQNPDVVTEAAIALGKFASPDNFLCTEHSKTIIEFDGVIPLMRLLRGNERTQHHALVLLCYLAMHAGNNEALMQARVLTALAGADKSIVGQHSQLRQLIMEAIHQLNMYHAGVIPSQRVSHSP; via the exons ATGATAGCGGAAGAAGGCGGGATTCCGCCTTTGTTAAAGCTCTTGAAAGAGGAATCGAATTTCGAAGCGCAAATCGCGGCTACGGTTACCCTTTTTAATCTGGTTAATAACGAAGATAGAGCTAGGTTGGTTACTAGTGAAATCGGGGTTCCGGTTATAGTACAGTGTTTACATAAGGCACCGATTTGGGTACAAGTTTTGGTTGTGAAGTTGATTGCGAGAATGGCGGAGAACGATGAGGTTTCGCAAGAGGCGTTTGCTAGAGAGAATGTGATTAGACCGCTTGTTACGCTGTTGTCGTTTGACATGGCTGATAATTTGTATGAACGGCGGAGTATTCATTCGGTTTTTAAGATGAATAAGATTGGTTCGATGACGAGTTTGTCGTCTGCGACGACGACGTGGTCGATTAACAGGAAAGAGAGGGAAAACGAGCCGTCTGAGTTGAAACGTGAGTTGAAAACGTGTTGTGCGAGGGCGTTATGGATGCTTTCTAGAGGTAATCTTGCAAACAGCAAGTTGTTAACCGAGACAAAAGGGTTACTA CGGAATCGAATCCCGAGCTCAGACGCTTTCAGGACTAATTCACCTGCCGCAAAAGCGGTCGTGTATCGGCTTTTAAGGTTGATCCAAGAATCCAAAATAGCTGGAATCAAGATTCCAGCTATTAAATCAATCGGGTCACTGGCCCGGACTTTCCCAGCTCGGGAAACGCGTGTGATCGGCCCGTTGGTCAAACAACTGAGTCACCAAAACCCTGATGTGGTAACAGAAGCCGCGATTGCTTTGGGGAAGTTCGCGTCCCCTGATAACTTTCTTTGTACGGAGCATTCGAAAACGATTATTGAATTCGATGGCGTGATTCCATTGATGAGATTGTTGAGAGGGAATGAAAGAACACAACATCATGCATTGGTGTTATTGTGTTATCTTGCAATGCATGCTGGAAACAATGAGGCACTTATGCAGGCAAGAGTATTGACAGCTTTAGCAGGGGCTGATAAGTCAATTGTTGGTCAACATTCTCAGTTGAGACAGTTGATTATGGAAGCAATTCATCAGCTTAATATGTATCATGCTGGTGTTATTCCTTCTCAAAGAGTGTCACACTCACCTTGA
- the LOC110901940 gene encoding uncharacterized protein LOC110901940 — MLKKERDSEAVARSEIEDMEILREERGLSEEEKWIMSENTRLVQEIEENRTRDLRQRSRVKWAKDGDENSKFFHSIINSRKDKFKEELSFRHAVICDNIKRINPEEASSLVAGFSSAEIKAAVSDYGSDRAPGPDGLNFKFLKHFWDIFYSDFVQVLNEFHSSGSVLSSRLIKVFEIGAVAGVRLPNSGPSLSHLLFADDALIIGEWSEESILNVVRILKGFHICSGLRINLAKSNIYCIGVSISELDSMASMVGCKSGQLPLKYLELLVRANMKRTANWRSVFELFESRLSLWKVAVLSIGERVTLIKSVIECLPNYFLSLYKAPVGVLKQLESIIRRFQWGGTGNLNKLSWVSWERVASLIDCGGLGSINTSLLLKWAWRFKTNKDSLWVKVISAIHASKRSGDFLPVKVSLGGVWGNIVKLGIIGDGKDVAFYLDPWLDRGPLKFRYLNLYELELDKNCVVRNRIIRPVSNPDASWKWKRPPDSSVELAEWSALCSQLRDVDLSDARDKWRCEGEESGEFSVGSVKRLLASNIDSNERFVCEWCKWVPLKWEETAMHLFTSCSLAMSIRSKVSIWCKVPFLVAFSFKDILEAHWFSGLKGKDQAAYQGIVIIACWLIWKARNKRVFSVKVPKADEIFCSIKLLGYLWFRDRSKCIDVSWETLCNFV; from the exons ATGTTAAAAAAGGAAAGGGATTCAGAGGCTGTCGCTAGATCGGAAATTGAGGATATGGAGATTTTACGGGAAGAAAGAGGGTTAAGTGAGGAGGAGAAATGGATTATGTCGGAAAATACTAGGTTGGTTCAAGAAATCGAGGAAAATAGAACTAGAGATTTGCGGCAGAGGTCGAGGGTTAAGTGGGCTAAGGATGGCGATGAGAATTCTAAATTTTTCCACTCTATAATTAACAGTCGGAAG GATAAGTTTAAAGAGGAGTTGAGTTTTCGGCACGCAGTGATCTGCGATAATATTAAGAGGATTAATCCAGAGGAGGCCTCTAGTCTGGTGGCGGGTTTTAGTAGCGCTGAAATCAAAGCTGCGGTGTCGGACTATGGCAGCGATCGGGCCCCTGGCCCGGATGGTTTGAATTTCAAGTTCCTTAAGCACTTTTGGGATATTTTTTATTCGGATTTTGTCCAGGTCCTGAATGAGTTTCATTCTAGTGGTTCG GTTCTTTCGAGCCGCTTGATTAAGGTTTTCGAGATTGGTGCAGTCGCTGGTGTTCGGCTTCCGAATTCCGGCCCTTCTTTGTCTCATCTTCTCTTTGCGGACGATGCGCTTATTATCGGGGAATGGTCGGAGGAGAGTATCCTCAATGTGGTGAGGATCCTCAAAGGTTTTCATATCTGCTCGGGTCTCAGAATCAACCTAGCTAAGTCAAACATTTATTGTATAGGCGTTTCTATCTCCGAGTTGGATTCGATGGCGTCGATGGTTGGATGCAAGTCGGGCCAGCTTCCGTTGAAGTATCTTGAGCTTTTAGTAAGAGCTAACATGAAGCGTACTGCTAACTGGAGGTCGGTATTTGAGCTTTTTGAGTCCAGGCTTTCGTTGTGGAAGGTGGCGGTGCTTTCTATTGGGGAGAGAGTCACACTCATCAAGTCAGTTATAGAATGCTTACCTAATTACTTTCTCTCGTTGTATAAAGCGCCCGTGGGAGTTCTGAAGCAACTCGAGTCTATTATCAGGAGATTTCAATGGGGCGGAACGGGTAACTTAAATAAATTGAGTTGGGTTTCATGGGAGCGGGTGGCTTCTCTTATTGATTGTGGTGGGCTCGGCTCCATAAACACCTCGCTTCTTTTGAAATGGGCTTGGCGATTTAAAACTAATAAGGACAGTCTTTGGGTTAAGGTCATCTCGGCTATCCATGCGTCCAAAAGGAGCGGTGATTTTCTCCCGGTTAAGGTGTCGTTAGGAGGAGTGTGGGGTAACATCGTTAAATTG GGGATCATTGGTGATGGGAAGGATGTGGCTTTCTACTTGGATCCATGGCTTGATAGGGGTCCTCTTAAATTTCGATATCTAAACCTTTACGAGCTAGAACTTGACAAGAACTGTGTTGTTCGTAATCGGATCATTAGACCGGTTTCAAACCCGGATGCTAGCTGGAAGTGGAAGAGACCCCCGGATAGCAGTGTGGAACTGGCTGAGTGGTCGGCCCTATGCTCCCAACTTCGTGATGTTGATCTGTCTGATGCTAGAGACAAGTGGCGGTGTGAGGGTGAAGAGTCAGGAGAGTTCAGTGTTGGGTCTGTCAAGCGGCTTTTGGCTTCCAATATCGATAGTAACGAGAGGTTTGTTTGTGAGTGGTGTAAATGGGTTCCGTTGAAAT GGGAAGAGACGGCGATGCATTTGTTTACGTCGTGCAGTCTTGCGATGTCTATCCGGTCTAAGGTCAGCATATGGTGCAAGGTTCCTTTTTTGGTGGCCTTTTCGTTTAAGGACATCTTGGAGGCTCATTGGTTCAGCGGTttgaaaggaaaggatcaagcagcTTATCAAGGCATTGTCATCATTGCTTGCTGGCTGATTTGGAAGGCTAGGAACAAGCGGGTGTTCAGCGTTAAAGTCCCGAAGGCCGATGAGATTTTCTGCTCGATCAAATTGCTCGGGTACCTTTGGTTTAGAGATAGGTCCAAGTGTATAGATGTTTCATGGGAAACTttgtgtaattttgtatag